From Mucilaginibacter gotjawali:
CGATGATGATGGGAAAGTTTGGTTAGCTTCAGAATTAGATCAAATAAACAATTTTGTAAAATTAAACCAGGCACGCTTCAACCAACGGCTTAATATTGAACTTATTACAGATGGCGACACGGAGGGCTTAAGAATTATTCCATTAGTTTTAATTACACTTGTAGAAAATGTGTTTAAATACGGAGATTTGTTGAATGAAAATTACCCCGCAAGGATAATTACAACAATTGATGGCGGTACGCTAATTTTCATTACCCAAAACCTTAAAAAAAAGAAGGTAGTTGAACATGGATACGGCATTGGCATTAAAAACGTAAAGGACCGTTTAGCAACGTACCATCAATATGAATTAATTATTGAGGACCACGAAACCGAATATAAATCTATCTTGAAAATCGAACTGAAAAAAACATGAATACCTGCTATGTGATTGATGACGAGGAACATGCAATTGATACACTGGTAAACTATATCAATAAACTTCCGGGGTTAAATTTGGTAGGCACAT
This genomic window contains:
- a CDS encoding sensor histidine kinase encodes the protein MFAYLAVKHFMLAIFDILHVEVYPPYTSVREFIATSIIRIVYFIGLSTGYWFALTTFKNRKTIADLENLQLKNEIQKQELEKTLLVTENAYLKSQINPHFLLNTLNFLYNSVSKYSEKIADSVMTLSDIMRYALTNADDDGKVWLASELDQINNFVKLNQARFNQRLNIELITDGDTEGLRIIPLVLITLVENVFKYGDLLNENYPARIITTIDGGTLIFITQNLKKKKVVEHGYGIGIKNVKDRLATYHQYELIIEDHETEYKSILKIELKKT